The sequence GATGGGTACTCAACCAGAACTTCTCCCGCTTGACTCTTCCTTTCGCTCAGCTTTGTGAATCTGATCTCATACGGCCTAAAGCGAACGTTCTCATCTGGAAGATAGCCGTCGAGGAATATGTTTATCCCAACTCTTGTCCCCTTCGGCATTGAGAATATACCATAAGCTCCTGGCTTACCATAAACTACGTGAATAATATCGCTTAGGTAGTCAAGAACTGCCAAATCGTGCTCTACAGCTAAAACTGATTTGCCCTCTTCAGCAAGCTTCCTTATTAGCCTTGCTGCCTTCAGCCTCTGTCTTATGTCGAGATATGAGGAAGGCTCGTCGAAGAAGTAGAAATGGGCATCTCTCAACACTGCCGCAGCTATTGCAACCCTCTGCAGCTCACCACCACTCAACTGCTGGATTTCTCTATCTAAAATGTTTTCCAGCTCAAGCTCTTTGACAACTTTGTCAAAAAGTCCTCTTTCATCTGCTCTCTTAAGCAAATCCCTCACTTTTCCTTTAACTACTTTGGGGATTAAGTCCACATATTGGGGCTTTACAACGGGTTTTATCTCCTTATTTTTCAGCTTTTCAAAGTAGTTCTGGAGTTCATTTCCTCTAAAGGCTTTAATCACGTTGTCCCAGCTGTCGTTGTCGCCGCAGAGGTTTGGGATAAGCTGTCCAGCTAGAATTTTAACTGCAGTTGTCTTACCAATACCGTTTGGTCCCAAAATTCCAACTACCATACCCTCTTTAATTACTGGCAGTCTGTAGAGGACAAATCCATTTACGCCGTATCTGTGAACGCAGTCCTCGCTGAGCTGCTCTGGAAGATTTACGATGGTTATTGCATTAAAAGGACACTTGTGCACACAGATTCCACAGCCTGTACACGATGCCTCTTGAATTATCGGCTTGTAGCTCTCCTCGTCTATTATTATTGCCTCCCCACCCATTCTGTTGACGGGACAAACTCTTTCACAGAGGAAGTGACCGCACTTATCTGGATTACACTTATCATAATCAATGACCGCAACTCTCATCTTTCTCACCGGTCTATGGTTTT is a genomic window of Thermococcus sp. M39 containing:
- a CDS encoding ribosome biogenesis/translation initiation ATPase RLI → MRVAVIDYDKCNPDKCGHFLCERVCPVNRMGGEAIIIDEESYKPIIQEASCTGCGICVHKCPFNAITIVNLPEQLSEDCVHRYGVNGFVLYRLPVIKEGMVVGILGPNGIGKTTAVKILAGQLIPNLCGDNDSWDNVIKAFRGNELQNYFEKLKNKEIKPVVKPQYVDLIPKVVKGKVRDLLKRADERGLFDKVVKELELENILDREIQQLSGGELQRVAIAAAVLRDAHFYFFDEPSSYLDIRQRLKAARLIRKLAEEGKSVLAVEHDLAVLDYLSDIIHVVYGKPGAYGIFSMPKGTRVGINIFLDGYLPDENVRFRPYEIRFTKLSERKSQAGEVLVEYPSLVKDYGSFRLEAEGGELYRGEVVGIVGPNGIGKTTFVKMLAGVEEPTEGKVEWELKVSYKPQYIKADYEGTVFELLSKIDASKLMSSFYKTELLNPLGIPELYDRPVNELSGGELQRVAITVCLLRDADLYLLDEPSAYLDVEQRLAVSRAIRHLMEKNEKTALVVEHDVLMIDYISDRLIVFEGEPGKFGKATKPMGMREGMNRFLASVGITFRRDPDTGRPRANKEGSVKDREQKERGEYYYVD